Within the Salinibacterium sp. TMP30 genome, the region GTTCCTGTCCCAGTTCCGGATCCGGAGTCGGGGGTTTCTTCGATGATTCCCTTGCGCTGGTTACGTTTGGCTAAACGAGCTTCACGAGCTAAGGCTGCCTCGCTACCAGGAGTCGGCATGTTGCGGATCACGAGGAACTGCTGGCCCATCGTCCAGAAGTTCGAAACGAGCCAGTAGAACATCACGCCGAGCGGGAAGGTGAATCCCGAGAAGGCAAAGACGAGGGGGAGTAGATACAACATTATCCGCTGCTGGCGGTACATGGGACTTGCCTTCATCTCCGCCGACTGGTTCTTCGACATGATCTGAAGTTGCGTAATGAACTGTGAGCCGGTCATCAAAATCACCATGATGACCGCGGTGACGATTACAGCGACGTTGCCTTCAGCAGTACTAATGGCCAAGTGTAAAGGGGCGATACCAAAGAGCGACGAAGTTCCGAAGGACTCGGACAAATCAGAGTTGAGTAAACCGACTCCTGGAGCATTGCCCTCTAGCTGCGCATTTCGCAGCACAGAGAACAGTCCAAAGAAAATGGGCATCTGGAGCAAGAGCGGAAGGCACGAGCTGAAGGGATTCGTACCGGCGTTTTTATACATCGCCATCGTCTCGCGAGACATAGCCTCACGAGAGAATTGATCCTTCTTGCCCTTGTACTTGTCCTGGATCTTCTTGAGCTGAGGCGCCACTTCCATCATGCGACGCTGGCTCTTAATTTGGCGGACAAAAACCGGAATCAACGCAGCACGCACCACGAGCACAAGTCCCACGATCGACAACACCCACGTGAGGCCGGCATCTGCATTCATCCCGAAGAAGGTCAGAACCTCGTGGAAGGCAACGAGAATTGCCTCAATAACCCACTTGATTGGCCACAACAGTGTGCCAAAGAAAGCAAAAAGATCCATGTGGTGGTTAGCCCCTTTCGTGGCTTGCGGCTACAACAAAGCCGAACCGGGTGATCTGGTAGCGGTCATGCCGCCGAGCCGGGATGTCGTCGATTCCGCCCTCTGCCCACGGGTGGCAACGAAGAATACGACGGGAACCAAGCCACACGCCACGAATAACTCCGTGTTGTTGAATGGCTTGAAGCGTGTAGTG harbors:
- the yidC gene encoding membrane protein insertase YidC, with the protein product MDLFAFFGTLLWPIKWVIEAILVAFHEVLTFFGMNADAGLTWVLSIVGLVLVVRAALIPVFVRQIKSQRRMMEVAPQLKKIQDKYKGKKDQFSREAMSRETMAMYKNAGTNPFSSCLPLLLQMPIFFGLFSVLRNAQLEGNAPGVGLLNSDLSESFGTSSLFGIAPLHLAISTAEGNVAVIVTAVIMVILMTGSQFITQLQIMSKNQSAEMKASPMYRQQRIMLYLLPLVFAFSGFTFPLGVMFYWLVSNFWTMGQQFLVIRNMPTPGSEAALAREARLAKRNQRKGIIEETPDSGSGTGTGTLVAEEPKNPQRDQPVSKNRAKKKQGKRK
- the yidD gene encoding membrane protein insertion efficiency factor YidD, translated to MKTVLTFAMLIPRNVCVLILRVYRAVISPLYGDVCRYYPSCSHYTLQAIQQHGVIRGVWLGSRRILRCHPWAEGGIDDIPARRHDRYQITRFGFVVAASHERG